The Stenotrophomonas sp. ASS1 genome segment GAGCACGGCATGCGGCACGACGTTGGCCACACAGCGGCCGTTCCACCACAGGTCCCAGCGATCACCGCTCTGCACCCAGCCGGAGGGCCGGCGGGTCGTCATGAAATCGGGAGGGCTGGAGGGCGAATGCATGGCCGGAAGAATACGGTCGGCCGTCGCATGGACTGAGATTGCGGAGTGGCGCTGGCAACCTCACAACGCTTCTGCCGCAGCGAAGCCCTCTTTACCACTCTGGGCCGAGCAGCTTCTCCACCTCGGTTTCGAGCTTCTTTGCGGCTTCGGCCTGCGAGGCTACCTTGATGCACAGCCCGGACTGCGCGGGCCCCGGAGTCAACTGGTAGCGGTTGATGGTCCCGCCGCCGTCGCCATCCAGCTCCACCCGGGCCACCAGGGTTCGGCCGTTGGCATTGAAGATCCAGTCCCGGTATTCGGACATCGTTGATTCCATGCGTGACACTTTGAGTGGCCTTCACTCTAAGCGGAGCGACGGTGAAGAGCGCCCGAAGAAAACGTTCGCGGAGCGTGGGGGCCGGGGGCACGCGGCAAGCAGACAAGCATGGGCTGGGCTCCACAGCTCGGGCGCGGCTCACGGAGTATGATGCCGCCTTCCCCGAACTGCCGTGATTGCAGCGGGCGCGCTCCTGCGAGGTACGCGTCGGCGCCGCTGAGACACCCCGCCCGATGCTCGTTTCCTACTCCTCTTTCCTCATCTGGGCGGCCGTGGCCGTTGCCACCGTCGGCCTGCTGTTCCGGCCGTTCCGCATTCCGGAATATGTGTGGGCACTGGGGGCTGCCCTTCTGCTTCCACTGCTGGGAGCGGTGTCGTTCGGCACGACCTTGCACGCGGTGGCCGAGGGCCGCGATGTCTATCTGTTCCTGGTCGGCATGATGGTGCTGGCCGAGCTGGCCCGGCGCGAGGGCCTGTTCGACTGGCTGGCGCTGTACGCGGTCCGCCACGCAGGCGGCTCGGGACGACGCCTGTTCGACCTGGTGTTCCTGGTCGGCACGTTGGTGACCGTGTTTCTTTCCAACGATGCCACGGCGGTGGTGCTGACCCCGGCGGTCTACGCAGCCTGCAAGGCGGCCCGTGCCAACCCCCTGCCCTATCTGTTCGTCTGTGCGTTCATCGCCAATGCGGCCAGCTTCGTGCTGCCCATTTCCAACCCGGCCAACCTGGTGGTGTACGGCCAGCACATGCCGCCCTTGATGCAGTGGCTGGCACAGTTCGCGCTGCCGTCGCTGGCCGCGATCGGCGCCACCTATCTGGTGCTGCGCTGGGTGCATCGGCGCGAGATCGCGCAGCCGCTGGTGGCGGCGCCGGCGCATCGCCCGCTGACCGAAGGTGGTCGGCTCAGCGCGCTGGGCGTGTTGTTCACCGGCACCGTGCTGCTGGTGACGTCCGCACTGAATGGCCCGCTCGGCGTGGCCACGTTCTGCGCAGGCACGCTGAGCGTGGCAGTGGTGGCGATGCGCCAAGGGCGCAGCCCGTTGCCGCTGCTGCGCCATGTGTCATGGGGCGTACTGCCGCTGGTGGCTGGCCTGTTCGTGCTGGTGGAAGCGGTGGCCCAGACCGGTGTCATCCAGGCGGCGGCCAGCGCGCTGCAGGCCGTAGCGCAGGCATCGCCACACCAGGCCAGCTGGCTGGCCGGTGGCGCGGCGGCGTTGCTGAGCAACGTGGCCAACAATCTGCCGGTCGGCCTCGCCGCGGGCTCGCTGGGCCAGATGGCCGACCTGCCGGCACAGGCCCGCGCCGCATTGCTGGTCGGCGTGGACCTGGGCCCCAACCTGTCGGTGACCGGCTCGTTGGCCACGATGCTGTGGCTGGTGGCGCTGCGCCGCGAGGGCGAGCATGTCAGCGCGCTCGACTTCCTGCGCGTGGGCGCGCTGGTGATGCCACCTGCGCTGATCGGGGCGCTGTTGCTGCTCTAGTTGGGCGTGGTTCGGTCGCCATGACCAAGTTGCTCAGCGATCACTCTCCAGCTCGATCACCCGGTCAGTCGGGCTCACGATACCGCGCCGATGGGTGATGGCCACCACGGTTACATCGTTCGCCAGTGCGCGGATATGGTCCATGATCTCGCGTTCGGTGGCCTCGTCCAGCGCGGAGCTTGCCTCGTCCAGAAACAGGATCGCCGGCTCGCCATACAGTGCACGGGCAATCGCGATGCGTTGGCGTTCCCCGCCGGACAACTTCAGGCCCCGCTCGCCCACCGTGGTTTCCAGCCCCTCGGGCAGCGCCTCGATCAACGGCAGGATCGCAGCCTTGCGTGCGGCATGCCGCAGCCGATCATCATCACGCGCGCGCCCGAGCAGGATGTTGTCGGCCAGGCTTTCGTTGAGCAGGATGACATCCTGCGGAACCACCGCGACAGCGGCATGCCAG includes the following:
- a CDS encoding arsenic transporter, which gives rise to MLVSYSSFLIWAAVAVATVGLLFRPFRIPEYVWALGAALLLPLLGAVSFGTTLHAVAEGRDVYLFLVGMMVLAELARREGLFDWLALYAVRHAGGSGRRLFDLVFLVGTLVTVFLSNDATAVVLTPAVYAACKAARANPLPYLFVCAFIANAASFVLPISNPANLVVYGQHMPPLMQWLAQFALPSLAAIGATYLVLRWVHRREIAQPLVAAPAHRPLTEGGRLSALGVLFTGTVLLVTSALNGPLGVATFCAGTLSVAVVAMRQGRSPLPLLRHVSWGVLPLVAGLFVLVEAVAQTGVIQAAASALQAVAQASPHQASWLAGGAAALLSNVANNLPVGLAAGSLGQMADLPAQARAALLVGVDLGPNLSVTGSLATMLWLVALRREGEHVSALDFLRVGALVMPPALIGALLLL